A part of Ooceraea biroi isolate clonal line C1 chromosome 10, Obir_v5.4, whole genome shotgun sequence genomic DNA contains:
- the LOC105277259 gene encoding presenilins-associated rhomboid-like protein, mitochondrial: MTIRTLLFLGDSANKCFFTTVRCCRSKLQTSQYRQARNLRFRVKQSEESAPNIQLEHGVIQPSRLWKHLGFTVMVSGASIAGAAIWEYERIRAQTYNIIYRYRQTRVNRTGLRGKVETWWRNLSESQRVFLPILFINAVVYLAWRVPALQKTMLRYFSTSPSTSSSCLSMVLSIFSHYSILHLAANMFVLNSFSSIAVSSLGKEQFLALYLSSGVISTFTSHLYKTMMRAPNVSLGASGAIMGIFGFVCTQYPDLNINIIFLPMFPFTAGIAIKSIMAIDVTGCLLRWRYLDHAAHLGGALFGIFWYAWGNAHIWQKREPLLNFWHKFRKSQ; the protein is encoded by the exons ATGACGATCAGGACGCTTTTATTTTTGGGCGACTCGGCAAATAAATG tTTCTTTACAACTGTGCGATGCTGCAGATCCAAGTTGCAGACATCACAATACAGACAAGCAAGAAATCTAAGATTTCGAGTAAAGCAATCGGAAGAGTCTGCTCCTAACATTCAGCTTGAACATGGAGTCATACAGCCGTCAAGACTGTGGAAGCACCTTGGTTTCACTGTCATG GTAAGTGGAGCCTCTATAGCAGGTGCTGCAATTTGGGAGTACGAGCGCATCAGGGCACAGACGTACAACATAATCTACCGCTACAGGCAGACTCGAGTTAAC CGAACAGGATTGAGGGGCAAAGTAGAGACATGGTGGAGAAACCTGTCGGAAAGCCAGAGAGTATTCCTGCctatactttttataaacGCAGTTGTATACCTGGCCTGGCGAGTGCCGGCGCTGCAGAAGACGATGCTGCGCTATTTTTCTACTTCTCCGAGTACCA GCTCGTCGTGTTTGTCCATGGTACTGTCCATTTTTTCACATTACTCCATACTCCATCTGGCCGCGAACATGTTCGTGCTGAATAGCTTCAGCTCGATAGCAGTGTCGTCATTGGGAAAGGAACAGTTTCTGGCACTGTATCTATCCAGCGGAGTGATATCCACTTTTACTAGCCACCTGTACAAAACTATGATGAGAGCGCCGAACGTTTCCCTAGGAGCG TCGGGAGCGATCATGGGTATTTTTGGATTCGTCTGTACGCAGTACCCGGACTTAAACATCAACATCATTTTCCTTCCCATGTTCCCGTTTACAGCGGGTATC GCGATTAAATCGATAATGGCGATCGATGTTACCGGCTGCCTCTTACGTTGGAGGTATTTAGATCATGCTGCGCATCTGGGTGGTGCATTATTCGGAAT attcTGGTATGCTTGGGGAAATGCTCATATCTGGCAGAAACGGGAACCGCTTCTGAATTTCTGGCATAAATTTCGAAAGTCACAATGA
- the LOC105277256 gene encoding putative peptidyl-prolyl cis-trans isomerase dodo encodes MADEELPAGWEKRLSRSTGQHYYLNIYTKESQWDRPDKPADPSGNGKADGPEEVQCSHLLVKHSGSRRPSSWREENITRSKEEALDLVKSYREQIASGKATFAELASKYSDCSSAKRGGDLGPFGRGAMQKPFEQAAFALKIGELSSPVHTDSGIHIIQRTA; translated from the exons ATGGCGGACGAAGAGCTACCAGCGGGTTGGGAGAAACGCCTCAGCAGATCGACCG GTCAAcactattatttaaatatatatactaagGAAAGTCAATGGGATAGGCCCGACAAGCCTGCGGATCCTTCTGGCAATGGCAAGGCAGATGGTCCGGAGGAGGTACAGTGCTCGCATCTGCTCGTCAAACATTCGGGCTCGCGGCGACCTTCGTCCTGGCGAGAGGAGAATATCACTAGGTCAAAGGAAGAAGCTCTCGACCTAGTTAAAT CTTATAGAGAACAAATCGCATCCGGCAAGGCAACATTCGCCGAACTCGCTTCCAAGTACAGCGACTGCAGCTCGGCGAAACGCGGCGGAGATCTCGGACCCTTCGGCCGAGGTGCAATGCAGAAGCCTTTCGAGCAAGCTGCATTTGCGTTGAAGATTGGCGAACTGTCTTCGCCGGTGCATACGGATAGTGGAATTCACATCATTCAGCGGACTGCATAA